One part of the Desulfovibrio sp. genome encodes these proteins:
- a CDS encoding carboxymuconolactone decarboxylase family protein — MQSDRYATGLAMLEKVDGRGGEEVLESVRAISPDFARYLVEFPFGDIYSRDGLDLKSREIAVVAALTAMGNAAPQLRVHIGAALHVGCTRQEILEVIMQMAVYAGFPAALNGLFAARDVFAGHDA, encoded by the coding sequence ATGCAAAGCGATCGTTATGCCACAGGGCTTGCCATGCTGGAAAAGGTGGACGGAAGAGGCGGTGAGGAAGTGCTGGAGAGTGTGCGGGCCATCAGCCCCGACTTTGCGCGCTATCTCGTGGAGTTTCCCTTCGGCGACATTTATTCGCGTGACGGGCTTGATCTGAAAAGCCGCGAAATAGCGGTGGTGGCAGCGCTTACGGCCATGGGCAATGCAGCGCCCCAGCTGCGTGTGCACATTGGCGCGGCCCTGCATGTGGGCTGCACCCGGCAGGAAATACTGGAGGTCATCATGCAGATGGCCGTGTACGCGGGTTTTCCCGCCGCGCTCAACGGCCTCTTTGCCGCCAGGGATGTGTTTGCCGGGCACGATGCCTAA